From a region of the Nostoc sp. UHCC 0870 genome:
- a CDS encoding DUF5335 family protein, whose amino-acid sequence MFKGIIMVSKIDISKSVPRERWGEFFDQFSSGNRGRHISIEIINSELGDEELIQNAPLMAMVYDRPGKGDDLLIEVGRDEVTYAHTIDSPTEVLTGQNSNGVMIAVRISDAAGTKTLIQLQAS is encoded by the coding sequence ATGTTTAAAGGAATCATCATGGTAAGTAAAATTGACATCAGCAAATCTGTGCCGCGTGAGCGATGGGGTGAATTTTTTGATCAGTTTTCCAGTGGTAATCGTGGACGGCATATTTCAATCGAAATTATCAATTCAGAACTCGGTGACGAAGAACTGATTCAGAACGCACCTTTGATGGCAATGGTTTATGATCGTCCTGGAAAGGGGGATGATTTGCTGATTGAAGTGGGTCGAGATGAAGTGACATACGCTCACACCATTGATTCACCAACTGAAGTTTTAACGGGACAGAACTCAAACGGTGTGATGATAGCGGTTCGGATTAGTGACGCTGCTGGGACAAAAACGTTGATCCAGCTACAAGCTAGTTAA
- a CDS encoding general stress protein, whose amino-acid sequence MTYTHTVVAHFPSHAEAERVVLELQKSGFDMQKLSIIGKDYQTTESVRGFLTWKDTAKAGAAGGGYWGSFVGGLFGILAGAGVVFIPGFAPIIIAGPIVGVLAGWLEGTLVGGASAAAVGGLAGALSGLGIPKHEILRYETKIQAGEFIILVTGNKDDVSQAKQMLGKISHEISLSVPV is encoded by the coding sequence ATGACATATACACATACCGTTGTTGCCCATTTCCCTTCCCACGCAGAAGCAGAAAGGGTTGTATTGGAGCTACAAAAGTCAGGCTTCGATATGCAAAAGCTCTCAATCATTGGTAAAGACTACCAAACCACAGAAAGTGTCCGGGGATTTCTCACCTGGAAAGATACAGCTAAAGCAGGGGCCGCAGGCGGTGGTTATTGGGGTAGCTTCGTCGGCGGTTTATTTGGCATTTTAGCCGGGGCTGGAGTGGTATTTATTCCCGGATTCGCGCCGATCATCATTGCTGGCCCCATTGTGGGAGTATTGGCAGGTTGGTTGGAAGGAACCCTTGTTGGTGGCGCTAGTGCTGCTGCTGTTGGCGGACTGGCTGGTGCGTTATCCGGGTTAGGAATACCCAAGCACGAGATACTCAGGTACGAGACTAAAATCCAAGCAGGCGAGTTCATCATCCTGGTGACAGGTAACAAGGATGATGTTAGTCAGGCGAAGCAAATGCTAGGCAAAATCAGTCATGAAATCAGCTTGTCTGTCCCTGTTTAA
- a CDS encoding efflux RND transporter periplasmic adaptor subunit, which produces MSISLIPKEIKPKEVKPKELKPNGLSKLKANKWLLGLLILIPMIGISYLAYHQLVVVPQQQAKNKVQTALVKRSNLPITVSANGTVQPERSVNVSPKTSGILKQLLVKEGDSVQQGQILAYMDDSNLQGQLHQAQGNLAAAQANVQKLVNGNRVEDIATAQAQLAEQEANLQKLLNGNRLQEVAQAQAQLKDAQYALRQAEDDLQRNQKLYSSGAIALQSLNTFRTNRDRAQTQVKQAEQATSLVRSGTRPEDITQARAVVKQRQEALALSQAGSRPEDIQQARAQVASAQGAVQIIQANLNDMVIRAPFSGIVARKFADPGSFVTPTTAGSSVSSASSSSILALASTNQIVADVAEANIAQIRMGIVATIQADAYTGKTFTGEVTQIATQSSVVQNVTSFEVKTSVPDPQGLLRSGMNVTVDFKAGELKNVIVVPTGAIVQQNNAQGVFVAKDQGDSVFVPIVVGTTVNDKTEVKSGLTGNENVLLSFPPGTRKVSTANGRPS; this is translated from the coding sequence ATGAGCATCTCCCTAATACCTAAAGAGATAAAACCTAAAGAGGTAAAACCAAAGGAACTAAAGCCGAATGGACTGAGTAAGCTAAAAGCAAATAAATGGCTACTTGGGTTACTGATATTGATACCTATGATTGGTATTAGCTATCTTGCTTATCACCAACTGGTTGTAGTGCCTCAACAACAGGCAAAGAATAAGGTGCAAACGGCTTTAGTCAAGCGGAGCAATCTGCCAATCACGGTTTCTGCAAATGGGACGGTGCAACCCGAACGATCAGTAAATGTGAGTCCTAAAACGTCAGGGATTCTCAAGCAACTGCTGGTGAAAGAAGGTGATTCTGTGCAACAAGGGCAGATACTTGCTTATATGGATGACTCAAATCTTCAGGGGCAATTACATCAGGCTCAGGGGAATCTGGCTGCGGCTCAAGCAAATGTGCAGAAACTAGTAAATGGGAATCGTGTTGAAGATATTGCCACAGCACAGGCACAACTGGCTGAACAAGAGGCAAATCTCCAAAAATTGCTGAATGGAAATCGACTCCAGGAAGTTGCCCAAGCCCAAGCTCAGTTGAAAGATGCTCAATATGCCTTGCGTCAAGCTGAAGATGATCTGCAAAGAAATCAAAAACTCTATAGCTCAGGTGCGATCGCCCTCCAAAGTCTGAATACCTTCCGCACTAACCGCGATCGCGCCCAGACTCAAGTCAAGCAAGCAGAACAAGCTACTTCATTAGTGCGATCGGGGACTCGTCCAGAAGATATTACTCAAGCTAGGGCAGTGGTGAAGCAGAGACAGGAAGCTCTGGCGTTGTCTCAAGCGGGGTCACGACCGGAAGATATTCAGCAAGCCCGCGCTCAAGTGGCATCGGCTCAGGGGGCGGTGCAAATTATCCAAGCAAACCTCAACGATATGGTGATCCGCGCCCCCTTTAGTGGGATTGTTGCCCGGAAATTTGCTGATCCTGGCTCTTTTGTTACACCCACCACAGCAGGTAGTTCAGTTTCCTCTGCCTCATCTTCTTCCATCTTGGCTCTTGCATCCACGAACCAGATTGTTGCCGATGTGGCAGAAGCGAACATTGCCCAAATTCGTATGGGTATAGTTGCAACAATTCAGGCAGATGCTTATACAGGGAAAACCTTTACCGGAGAGGTGACGCAAATTGCCACCCAGTCAAGTGTTGTGCAGAACGTGACCAGCTTTGAAGTGAAGACATCAGTGCCAGATCCCCAAGGCTTATTGCGATCAGGAATGAATGTGACTGTGGACTTTAAAGCTGGAGAGTTAAAAAATGTCATAGTAGTGCCGACTGGGGCGATCGTGCAACAAAACAATGCTCAGGGTGTGTTTGTCGCCAAGGATCAAGGCGATTCGGTCTTTGTGCCGATTGTCGTAGGGACAACAGTAAATGACAAAACCGAGGTCAAATCTGGCTTAACTGGAAACGAAAACGTTTTACTCAGCTTTCCACCTGGAACTCGTAAGGTTTCTACAGCTAATGGCAGACCTTCATGA
- a CDS encoding ABC transporter permease, translating to MKKLTNLQTKTRPRRSGKRKVSFSEVLIMSVETLWGNKLRTGLTMLGVIIGISSVITITSVGQGVQKSTELQIQALGTNVMLVSAGAARTGGISQGAGSASTLTWEDAQAIAKQVPAAKSVSAFLQRGSIQVVRGNTNIATTLLGTDLNYPTMKNIHPQVGLFFNQGDLDAGRPVAFLGSKVRDELFNADETVIGTDLRIRGKRYTVVGVAESKGTSGGQDLDDLIYIPLTNMSAQIVGNNALTGVAINGFWVEASDGDQLNSAQFQVTNILRLRHGIHPSAVDDFRIINLVDIISTFSNVMGSFTLMIGAIAGISLVVGGIGIANIMLVSVMERTREIGIRKAVGATGTDILSQFLTEAIVISTVGGVIGVGLGIGFAFAAATVFKFPFIVPLWSIGTGFSLSLVVGVLAGGIPARNAAKLDPISALHNE from the coding sequence ATGAAAAAACTTACTAATTTACAGACAAAAACTCGTCCGCGCCGTTCGGGAAAGCGTAAGGTATCTTTCAGTGAAGTTTTGATCATGTCAGTCGAAACACTGTGGGGTAATAAACTGCGGACAGGTTTGACTATGTTGGGGGTGATTATTGGCATCTCCTCGGTGATTACGATTACCTCTGTGGGACAGGGCGTACAAAAGTCAACAGAGTTACAAATCCAAGCCTTGGGAACAAATGTGATGTTGGTTTCCGCAGGGGCAGCCAGAACAGGCGGTATCAGCCAAGGCGCAGGTTCAGCCAGTACACTAACCTGGGAAGATGCCCAGGCGATCGCCAAACAAGTCCCAGCCGCTAAATCGGTTTCGGCATTCTTACAACGTGGTTCAATTCAGGTCGTCCGGGGCAATACCAACATCGCCACGACCCTTTTAGGCACGGATTTGAACTACCCAACGATGAAAAATATTCATCCCCAAGTGGGACTATTTTTTAATCAAGGGGATTTAGATGCTGGGCGACCTGTGGCGTTTCTCGGTTCTAAGGTGCGAGATGAATTATTCAACGCAGACGAAACTGTGATTGGAACTGATTTGCGGATTCGGGGCAAGCGATACACCGTGGTTGGGGTGGCAGAATCAAAAGGAACATCGGGTGGACAGGATCTAGACGATCTGATTTATATCCCCCTTACCAATATGTCTGCCCAAATTGTGGGCAATAACGCCTTGACGGGTGTAGCAATTAATGGATTCTGGGTAGAAGCAAGTGATGGCGATCAACTGAACTCGGCTCAATTTCAGGTGACAAATATTCTGCGTCTACGGCATGGCATTCATCCTTCAGCCGTCGATGATTTTCGGATTATCAATTTAGTTGATATTATCAGCACTTTCAGCAATGTGATGGGGTCATTTACCTTGATGATCGGTGCGATCGCAGGTATTTCCCTGGTCGTCGGTGGCATTGGCATTGCTAACATCATGCTGGTTTCGGTGATGGAACGAACACGAGAAATCGGCATTCGTAAAGCTGTGGGCGCAACCGGCACAGACATTTTGAGCCAATTTTTAACCGAGGCGATCGTTATCTCCACGGTTGGCGGTGTGATTGGTGTGGGATTGGGTATCGGGTTCGCCTTTGCTGCCGCAACTGTGTTCAAATTTCCGTTTATTGTGCCGTTGTGGTCGATTGGGACAGGGTTTAGCCTTTCATTAGTAGTTGGCGTTCTGGCTGGCGGTATCCCAGCGCGGAATGCTGCCAAATTAGATCCAATTTCAGCACT